The following are from one region of the Centroberyx gerrardi isolate f3 chromosome 16, fCenGer3.hap1.cur.20231027, whole genome shotgun sequence genome:
- the pmt gene encoding phosphoethanolamine methyltransferase, protein MTEFWKEHSKQATVEEMMLDSHARELTKQELPEILSLLPSLAGQRVLELGAGIGRYTSHLLTQADHVTAVDFMESFVAKNRQDNGHHSNSAFIQADVTKLDFPKNSFDMIFSNWLLMYLSEEELKSVTEKMLSWLAPGGFLFFRESCNHQSGDCKRDFNPTHYRTQAQYSHLMTSAQWEEPEGAKKFGFDIVLTKKVQTYVKMKNNQNQICWLLEKVPRSSTTQGGFTTFQQFLDNQQYTRRGILRYEKMFGAGYVSTGGPSTTKEFVDLLNLKPGQKVLDIGCGIGGGNFYMAKTFGVEVLGLDLSENMVDIAMERAIAEKLPLVHFEVADATKRSFPEGSFDVIYSRDTILHIDDKLALFKRFHSWLKPGGRLLISDYCCGEQPWTPQFQAYVKQRGYILYTPPQYGKFIEQAGFCNVRAEDRTAQFIQVIKTELQRADAIKHEFIQEFSEEDYLAIVNGWSDKLQRCNTGDQRWGLFYATRD, encoded by the exons ATGACAGAGTTCTGGAAGGAGCACTCCAAGCAGGCCACAGTGGAGGAGATGATGCTGGACTCCCATGCCAGGGAGCTGACCAAGCAGGAGCTGCCCGAgatcctctctctgctgcccagCCTGGCCGGGCAGCGGGTGCTGGAGCTGGGGGCCGGGATCGg TCGCTACACCAGCCACCTGCTGACCCAGGCCGACCACGTGACGGCCGTGGACTTCATGGAAAGCTTTGTGGCGAAAAACAGACAGGACAACGGTCACCATAGCAACAGCGCCTTCATCCAAGCCGATGTCACGAAGCTGGACTTCCCCAAAAACAG CTTTGACATGATCTTCTCCAACTGGCTGCTGATGTACCTGAGTGAGGAGGAGCTGAAGTCCGTGACAGAGAAGATGCTGAGCTGGCTGGCGCCTGGTGGCTTCCTCTTCTTCAGGGAGTCTTGCAACCACCAGTCAG GTGATTGTAAGAGGGACTTCAACCCCACCCACTACCGCACACAGGCGCAGTACAGCCACCTGATGACATCAGCACAGTGGGAGGAGCCAGAGGGCGCAAAGAAGTTTGGATTCGACATTGTGCTGACTAAGAAAGTTCAGACCTATGTTAAG atgAAGAACAACCAGAATCAGATCTGCTGGCTGCTGGAGAAGGTTCCCCGCTCCTCGACCACCCAGGGCGGCTTCACCACCTTCCAGCAGTTCCTGGACAACCAGCAGTACACCCGCCGCGGGATCCTGCGCTACGAGAAGATGTTCGGCGCCGGATACGTCAGCACAGGAGGGCCCAGCACCACCAAG GAGTTTGTGGACCTCCTGAACTTGAAGCCTGGTCAGAAGGTCCTGGACATCGGCTGTGGCATCGGTGGAGGAAACTTCTACATGGCAAAG ACATTTGGAGTGGAGGTGCTTGGCTTGGACCTGTCGGAGAACATGGTGGACATTGCCATGGAGAGGGCGATCGCTGAGAAGCTGCCATTG GTCCACTTTGAGGTGGCCGATGCCACCAAGCGCTCGTTCCCAGAGGGTTCCTTTGATGTGATCTACAGCAGAGACACCATCCTGCACATCGACGACAAACTGGCCCTCTTCAAACGCTTCCAT TCCTGGTTGAAGCCAGGAGGCCGGCTGCTGATCAGTGACTACTGCTGTGGGGAGCAGCCCTGGACACCTCAGTTCCAGGCCTACGTCAAACAGAGAGGCTACATCCTCTATACACCACCACAGTATGGCAAG TTCATTGAGCAGGCTGGTTTCTGCAATGTGCGAGCGGAAGACCGGACAGCCCAGTTCATCCAGGTGATTAAGACAGAGCTACAGAGAGCAGACGCCATCAAGCATGAGTTCATCCAG GAATTCTCCGAAGAGGACTACCTTGCCATAGTGAACGGATGGAGCGACAAACTGCAACGCTGCAACACTGGAGACCAACGGTGGGGACTCTTCTATGCAACAAGGGACTGA